One window from the genome of Podospora pseudocomata strain CBS 415.72m chromosome 1 map unlocalized CBS415.72m_1.2, whole genome shotgun sequence encodes:
- a CDS encoding uncharacterized protein (COG:S; EggNog:ENOG503NU5N), whose translation MSAESTRPLLLPQNRKLRHLRGISLRNLAFTRPRGRTIDDAALNKSPAKLESLRNSPQIHHALSSEQLRPGPGRRRSTNLVGASPVTRQKRIEDTFDSKLADAFFSLHVEGEEEPVYISEVAERATNFNFSLFELSELDSTITQTPRVTIKIWTNRHDTWSLLLEDDVDLRALNWLGTMQNVHFPPNSLVFHMVDGIYSLELSNKYPPPKKMPSTPTSSYNALMRLATLDNSIQDALATRESLTRQINDLLAKETPNQVPAAQDSLALAEKYLAVQKRTVEASKTRNQELRASVEARRSAIAEGRALQERAETDVNNATEKLAHSKTLLARTKEQIHGQRRRICEDLDRIWRINSISTPGTPPLTFTICDLPLPNTIYDDALLKGTGSDTLSAALGYVAQLTDNLQCYLGVPLPYPIRPYGSRSTIRDEISQLPDTQRDFPLYVPRGGSSAQYRFDYGWFLLNKDIETLCVSQGLKVVDIRHTLPNLKYLLYVCSAGTDEIPDRKRGGVRGLWAGRYRNLTVAGMTADDEASSFGGSRRGSDASSVVGGIGQRRGEDLRGKIIGGSTGNGGVAGFEEAEVKMTLRTKGMRESVAQ comes from the exons ATGTCCGCCGAGTCCACGCGCCCCCTGCTGTTGCCCCAGAATCGCAAACTCCGTCATCTTCGAGGCATCTCGCTGAGAAACCTCGCCTTTACACGACCGCGCGGCCGAACCATTGACGATGCTGCTCTTAACAAGAGCCCTGCCAAGCTCGAGTCCCTGCGAAACTCACCCCAGATACACCATGCCCTCTCTTCGGAACAGCTACGACCGGGTccagggcggcggaggagcaCCAACCTTGTTGGTGCCAGTCCAGTGACGAGGCAGAAACGAATCGAGGATACATTCGACAGCAAGCTTGCCGACGCATTCTTCTCCCTCCATGtcgaaggagaggaagagccCGTCTATATCAGCGAGGTTGCCGAGAGGGCTACA AATTTTAACTTTAGCTTATTCGAACTGTCTGAGCTGGACTCGACCATTACCCAGACCCCCAGAGTCACCATCAAGATATGGACCAACAGACACGACACAtggagcttgctgctggaggaCGATGTCGACCTGAGGGCGCTCAACTGGCTGGGCACCATGCAGAATGTGCACTTCCCACCGAACAGCCTGGTCTTCCACATGGTTGACGGCATCTACTCGCTCGAACTCTCTAACAAATACCCCCCACCAAAGAAGATGCCCTCGACACCCACGTCGTCTTACAATGCCCTCATGCGCCTAGCAACACTTGACAATTCGATCCAAGACGCTCTAGCCACCCGCGAGTCACTCACTCGGCAGATTAACGACCTCCTGGCCAAAGAGACCCCCAACCAAGTCCCCGCAGCCCAAGACTCtctcgccctcgccgagaAATATCTAGCGGTGCAGAAACGCACCGTTGAAGCCTCCAAAACGCGCAACCAAGAGCTTCGCGCCTCAGTCGAAGCCCGGCGGTCCGCCATTGCTGAAGGCAGGGCCCTCCAAGAAAGGGCCGAGACCGACGTTAACAACGCCACCGAGAAGCTTGCCCACTCCAAGACACTCCTTGCCAGAACAAAAGAGCAAATTCACGGCCAGCGCCGGCGCATTTGCGAAGACCTTGACAGGATATGGCGCATTAACTCTATCTCCACTCCTGGGACACCTCCCTTAACATTTACCATTTGCGATTTGCCGCTCCCCAACACGATTTACGACGACGCACTCCTCAAAGGAACTGGAAGCGATACCCTCAGCGCTGCGCTGGGGTATGTAGCCCAGCTGACAGACAACCTGCAGTGTTACCTGGGTGTTCCACTGCCCTATCCCATCCGGCCATACGGGTCTCGGTCAACCATTCGGGATGAGATTTCGCAACTACCAGACACACAACGAGATTTCCCGCTCTATGTTCCTAGGGGAGGGTCAAGCGCGCAATACCGTTTCGACTATGGGTGGTTTCTACTCAACAAGGATATCGAGACGTTGTGTGTCAGCCAGGGGTTGAAGGTTGTGGACATCAGGCACACGCTACCGAACCTGAAGTATCTGCTGTATGTCTGCAGCGCGGGGACGGACGAGATACCAGACCGGAAGAGAGGcggggtgagggggttgtgggcggGACGGTATAGAAACTTGACGGTGGCGGGGATGACAGCAGATGATGAGGCGAGTAGCTTTGGAGGGAGTAGGAGGGGCAGCGATGCTAGCAGTGTCGTTGGTGGTAttgggcagaggaggggCGAGGATCTGAGGGGGAAGATTATCGGCGGCAGTACCGGGAACGGGGGTGTGGCTGGGTTTGAGGAAGCGGAGGTCAAGATGACGTTGCGGACGAaagggatgagggagagtgTTGCGCAGTAG
- a CDS encoding uncharacterized protein (EggNog:ENOG503PWW0), producing the protein MFPHHTSVFFYHPHHQQTQPTCSLPTLKMKLTTLLTTAPLALLTTLTTAAPAPAPAPAAIEARHSTSARFSKFTATCTSTSCSYAATLTLLPENITVNFSHTTSGSTIPANSGHWTSSSDPLVFLRWNKTPFNEYRIVVSDVHVIGTSVILDFFSPAADWVAQPNPTSYVGSQTFEAV; encoded by the exons ATGTtcccccaccacacctctgttttcttttaccatcctcaccaccaacagacACAACCAACTTGCTCACTTCCAACTCTCAAAATgaagctcaccaccctcctcaccaccgcccccttggccctcctcaccaccctcaccaccgcggctcctgctcctgctcccgccCCGGCCGCCATCGAAGCCCGCCACTCCACCTCTGCCCGCTTCTCCAAGTTCACAGCAACCtgcacctccacctcctgctC CTACGCCGCCACCctgaccctcctccccgaaaACATCACCGTCAACTTCTCGCACACCACCTCGGGcagcaccatccccgccaACTCTGGCCACTGGACCTCGAGCAGCGACCCTCTCGTGTTCCTCCGGTGGAACAAGACCCCGTTCAACGAGTACCGGATCGTGGTGTCGGATGTTCACGTCATCGGGACTTCGGTGATCTTGGACTTTTTCAGCCCCGCGGCCGACTGGGTTGCTCAGCCCAACCCTACTTCTTATGTTGGCAGTCAGACTTTTGAGGCTGTGTAG
- a CDS encoding uncharacterized protein (EggNog:ENOG503PDRM; COG:S): MIDTATTLPPNPSPDSPPPPSSSSSSPPPPPPPPPGAPVVDFAGLAHDSLVVNIIASASICWFIAALFVALRFYTRGVLIKVIGGSDWSILVALIFAGATCGGVIEQATHGAGQHVWDLDPNDTPSAIAWGRAAWYGILFYLITLCFSKISILLLYIHLFTFKWARLAGQILLGIVIITHLFMALATFTACIPLNSYWDFTVEKKYCHAQSVWWSNTGMHMVTDFLIFLLPMPVVWSIRLPRRQKLALSGVFGFGFLVCFISILRLMQLIRVQTDLDFTYAAAELSYLTAVEVNGAIVCACVMTLKPFIAKFFPGLLSSRASGSSNGQSGAGDNNQYYNYAEGRINGRGPPTIGSRPSKGVRNDLGSLASPTDLQYGFQGLGSSGEESENFQEKGGSRRNSKHWLGVVDGGAMGVRGNHDRYVEIRDGTDSGWAVDVERGKSLSSSPVSPRSPVSRSRPGEDARMDYMLRTGRLSPGAAVPDDKIRVDTRVTITKE, from the exons ATGATTGACACCGCCACCACATtaccacccaacccctcaccagattctccacctccgccatcatcatcatcatcatcaccaccaccgccaccgccgccgccgccagggGCCCCAGTAGTCGACTTTGCAGGTCTAGCCCATGACTCTCTTGTGGTCAATATCATTGCCTCGGCTTCGATATGTTGGTTCATCGCAGCCCTTTTTGTGGCCCTCCGATTTTACACTAGAGGGGTCCTGATCAAAGTGATTGGGGGCTCAGATTGGAGTATACTTGTTGCCTTG ATATTCGCTGGCGCAACATGCGGAGGGGTGATTGAACAAGCAACACACGGCGCAGGTCAGCACGTCTGGGATCTTGACCCCAACGACACCCCCTCTGCGATTGCCTGGGGCCGGGCGGCCTGGTACGGCATCTTGTTCTACCTTATCACGCTTTGCTTCTCCAAAATCAGCATCCTGCTGCTGTATATCCATTTGTTCACCTTCAagtgggcgaggttggcggggCAGATCCTGCTCGGGATTGTGATCATCACGCACCTGTTCATGGCGCTGGCGACGTTTACGGCGTGTATACCGCTGAATAGCTATTGGGATTTTACCGTGGAGAAAAAGTACTGCCATGCGCAGAGTGTTTGGTGGAGCAATACGGGGATGCATAtgg TGACTGACTTTTTGATCTTTTTGTTGCCCATGCCGGTTGTCTGGTCCatccgcctccctcgccgccagaAGCTGGCATTGTCGGGGGTGTTTGGTTTTGGGTTCTTGGTCTGTTTTATTTCTATCCTTCGATTGATGCAGCTTATTCGGGTTCAGACCGACCTTGATTTCACctacgccgccgccgagctcAGCTATCTTACCGCGGTTGAGGTTAACGGTGCTATTGTTTGCGCATGTGTCATGACGTTGAAACCTTTTatcgccaagttcttccCTGGGCTTCTCAGCTCGAGGGCATCGGGATCGTCGAATGGGCAGAGTGGTGCGGGGGATAACAACCAGTATTATAATTACGCGGAGGGGCGGATCAACGGACGAGGGCCTCCTACGATTGGGAGCAGGCCGTCAAAGGGAGTGCGGAATGACTTGGGGTCGTTGGCCAGTCCGACGGATTTGCAGTATGGATTCCAGGGATTGGGGTCgtcgggggaggagtcggagAACTTTCAGGAAAAGGGAGGGAGTAGGAGGAACAGCAAACATTggcttggggtggtggatgggggagcgatgggggtgagggggaatCATGATCGGTATGTGGAGATTAGGGATGGGACGGATTCTGGGTGGGCAGTGgatgttgagagggggaaaagCTTGAGTTCTAGTCCTGTCAGCCCGAGGTCTCCGGTTAGCAGGAGTCGGCCGGGGGAGGATGCTCGGATGGATTATATGCTCAGGACGGGGAGGTTAAGTCCTGGGGCTGCGGTGCCGGACGACAAGATTAGGGTTGATACGAGGGTTACTATCACAAAGGAGTAG
- a CDS encoding uncharacterized protein (EggNog:ENOG503P35C; COG:S), with translation MSPKTLRIGVLLELVQLSDIMGIDLFGNLSASYLNQVLPLDPKFGVFTPHAMNIEFFYIASSLEPATTTPPNASLPNSIGGFRFLPNVTYDDCPRDLDIILIGGPLPTHRPEAADRFMKEAWGKTRVWMTTCIGSLWLASTGLLEGKKVTTNKEFLPVARAGFPGTEWVYQRWVVDEKPYEGGDGKGELWTAGGAGAGIDMIARYCLDNFDKEFVNIMALEGLEFNPGGQAGQFYPVKEGERRVIV, from the exons ATgtcccccaaaaccctccgcatcggcgtcctcctcgagctAGTCCAGCTCTCCGACATCATGGGCATCGATCTCTTCGGCAACCTCTCGGCCAGCTACTTGAACCAGGTCCTTCCTCTCGACCCAAAGTTTGGAGTCTTTACCCCTCACGCAATGAACATTGAGTTCTTTTacatcgcctcctccctcgaacCGGCAACCACCACGCCCCCCAACGCCTCCCTGCCAAACTCCATCGGTGGGTTCAGATTCTTGCCCAATGTGACCTATGATGACTGTCCGAGGGACCTTGACATCATCCTCATTGGCGGCCCGCTGCCCACCCATAGACCTGAAGCAGCGGACAGGTTCATGAAGGAGGCCTGGGGCAAGACGAGGGTGTGGATGACGACTTGCATTGGGAGCTTGTGGCTGGCTTCCactgggttgttggaggggaagaaggtgacgACCAACAAGGAGTTTTTGCCAGTGGCGCGAGCGGGATTTCCCGGCACCGAGTGGGTTTACCaaaggtgggtggtggatgagaagccttatgaggggggggatggcaAGGGGGAGCTCTGGACAGCGGGAGGGGCGGGGGCTG GTATCGACATGATTGCGAGGTATTGTCTGGACAACTTTGACAAGGAGTTTGTCAACATTATGGCGCttgaggggttggagtttAATCCTGGAGGGCAGGCTGGCCAGTTTTACCCCGTCAAAGAAGGTGAGAGGAGGGTTATTGTGTGA